One window of Cryptobacterium curtum DSM 15641 genomic DNA carries:
- a CDS encoding glucosyltransferase domain-containing protein translates to MKSLIKRSQPRHAHHTPTHPSASFHECLTTLLKSPTYLVVLVAVTAAAYAFADIHFAVGIDDLAGERYFNGELIVQGRFTWPLIAYLFNLHGYVPLVEDVIGSILIALGALLFSALFMMVSHRRFDVVASTIFSAIFVSCPLPADVLLYQSMGIAIGGCFILVALSLALTWHALTTTPVRSAVCLIGAIAAAIFAISWYESSAVVYVCAALFCLLLADEAPADNKAKNTRLHRVLRILGRGALFAGVLGVAILAESILDQAVMAQLAIEPSHRAANHPLERPVGNRHLLISWIFYYCLEGLVYAPVALLDIAFGIIIIVAIAEIPVHRSLVRVMLYLGLIAGLASITFLLRNTAEFRTAQAACLISGIAMALIYMKAANQKRTHPKLTSKRVLVPLSIACASAFCIAQVIALNQFFMTDWDRYLDEASIAQGIAHDIETAGLSEKPVVFTGDYRLMGPWRDATWARADDPRIHFLEGLHDFDRIDTTDPQYVLPLNGTGEYLSWGMKAFESQDEEFKFFAHVGCPLVQASAEQVADGRARSDGLPIWPQDGSIVDEGDYVIVHLGDTYPHRSGREAS, encoded by the coding sequence ATGAAAAGCCTGATAAAAAGAAGCCAACCGCGCCATGCGCACCATACACCAACCCACCCATCCGCCAGCTTTCATGAGTGTCTTACCACACTGTTGAAAAGTCCGACGTACCTTGTAGTACTTGTTGCTGTGACTGCAGCTGCCTATGCATTTGCCGACATACACTTTGCCGTGGGAATAGACGACTTAGCAGGCGAGCGCTACTTTAATGGCGAACTAATTGTGCAAGGACGTTTTACCTGGCCTTTAATTGCCTATCTCTTCAACCTTCATGGTTATGTCCCGCTTGTTGAAGATGTTATTGGATCGATTCTTATCGCACTTGGTGCACTGCTGTTTTCGGCACTGTTTATGATGGTGTCTCACAGGCGCTTTGACGTTGTAGCTAGCACTATCTTTTCTGCTATCTTTGTTTCTTGCCCGTTGCCTGCCGATGTATTGCTCTACCAGTCGATGGGCATCGCCATTGGCGGGTGTTTCATTCTAGTTGCTCTTTCCCTTGCTCTTACCTGGCATGCTCTTACAACCACGCCGGTGCGCAGTGCTGTCTGCCTTATAGGCGCAATAGCGGCAGCGATTTTTGCGATCTCCTGGTACGAATCGAGCGCTGTTGTGTATGTCTGTGCAGCACTTTTCTGTCTGCTGCTTGCAGACGAAGCACCTGCCGACAATAAGGCGAAAAACACCCGATTACATAGGGTTTTACGTATCCTCGGCCGCGGAGCATTATTTGCTGGCGTGCTCGGTGTTGCCATTCTCGCTGAGAGCATACTCGATCAAGCAGTTATGGCGCAGCTTGCCATTGAGCCATCCCACCGTGCTGCCAATCATCCCCTTGAGCGTCCAGTTGGCAATCGACACCTTCTTATTTCTTGGATCTTCTATTACTGCCTCGAAGGGCTCGTATATGCACCCGTTGCTCTTTTGGATATCGCCTTTGGCATCATCATTATTGTGGCGATAGCGGAAATTCCTGTACACCGATCACTCGTGCGGGTGATGCTGTATCTTGGGCTTATTGCAGGTCTTGCTTCTATCACGTTTCTTCTGCGCAACACTGCTGAATTCCGCACCGCTCAGGCTGCTTGCCTTATCAGTGGTATCGCAATGGCGCTGATTTATATGAAAGCAGCAAATCAAAAGCGCACGCACCCCAAGCTCACATCAAAGCGTGTCCTTGTGCCCCTATCCATTGCCTGCGCAAGTGCATTCTGTATTGCCCAAGTAATCGCGCTCAATCAGTTCTTTATGACCGACTGGGATCGTTATCTTGACGAAGCGTCCATCGCCCAGGGGATAGCGCACGATATTGAAACGGCTGGCTTATCTGAAAAGCCCGTCGTATTCACGGGTGACTATCGCCTTATGGGACCCTGGCGCGATGCAACGTGGGCACGCGCCGATGACCCCCGTATTCACTTTCTTGAAGGACTGCACGATTTTGATCGCATCGATACAACCGATCCTCAATATGTTCTCCCACTTAATGGAACCGGCGAATACCTTTCGTGGGGAATGAAAGCATTTGAATCGCAAGACGAGGAATTCAAATTCTTCGCACACGTTGGCTGTCCGCTTGTACAAGCATCTGCTGAACAGGTTGCAGACGGACGGGCACGCTCTGATGGATTGCCCATCTGGCCACAGGATGGCTCAATCGTCGACGAAGGTGATTACGTCATCGTACACCTTGGCGATACGTACCCTCATCGGAGTGGACGCGAAGCATCTTAA
- a CDS encoding molybdenum cofactor biosynthesis protein MoaE, whose amino-acid sequence MGKPEPSMDTWLKEAKASAQADQCGMFLAHNGVVRKTPKLEVREGKQGLGEVAQVDFSYDEEGVHAAIAEALSWDGVYYVRVWLNEGLLDVGDSIMYVLVGADIRPHCIDALQKLVGTIKNDLVVEREVYVS is encoded by the coding sequence ATGGGTAAACCAGAGCCGTCAATGGACACGTGGCTGAAAGAAGCCAAAGCGAGTGCACAAGCCGACCAGTGCGGCATGTTTCTTGCGCACAATGGTGTGGTTCGAAAGACGCCGAAGCTTGAGGTTCGCGAAGGTAAACAGGGTCTTGGCGAAGTTGCGCAGGTCGATTTTTCCTATGACGAAGAAGGAGTTCATGCGGCTATTGCTGAAGCACTTTCTTGGGACGGTGTGTACTACGTGCGCGTCTGGCTTAACGAAGGTCTGCTGGATGTGGGTGATTCCATCATGTATGTGCTGGTGGGTGCTGATATTCGACCGCATTGCATCGATGCGTTGCAAAAGCTTGTTGGCACAATAAAAAACGACTTGGTTGTCGAGCGCGAAGTATACGTCTCGTGA
- a CDS encoding thiamine pyrophosphate-binding protein: MRMRVADYIAQFLVDHGIDYCFMVVGGGAMQLDDAFGHQEGLTCVFNHHEQACAMAAEGYARVCNKPAAVCVTSGPGGTNAITGVMSAYLDSIPMLVFSGQVRFELMARSTGLTGLRNLGDQEFDICKAVSSLTKYCEVVKEASMIRSCLERAYHLATTGRPGPCWLDVPLDVQGAIIEVDDLPGYCPDKDDSVLPAPVSRTVAETVLDKIWSAHRPVLYAGYGIRLSGGYEVFRRVVDKLGIPVVFSWDSVDMLSDDHPLNVGRPGIVGDRAGNFAVQNADTILSIGARLGIRQVGFDSAQWASGAYVIMNDICADETRKPTIHVDMPLVADACDLLEQLEAVLDAEPHRNANLSTWIETCQQWRATYPVVRPEFFDVDTPANPYVFIKRLSEHLGENRITVTGSGFTSVAGGQAATMREGTRYLINCATCSLGWDLPAAIGACIAEHGSSALYGQAIQNGKQTSDTILFTGDGGIQFNLQELQVVVHHKMPLKIFIINNDGYHSIRMTQTNLFNKKFVGIGPQSGDLSFPDMERIAWAYEIPFCRCSANSEIDEAIETTLALSGPAICEIMVGHSQVFEPKAATKRLPDGTLISPPLEDMAPFLPPEELARIMSVSAETVEDAQSVECPGAVDIQPTLSSQPVTPSQPTTPDAIPNQVNTR, from the coding sequence ATGCGAATGAGAGTGGCAGACTATATTGCACAATTTCTCGTAGACCATGGCATTGATTATTGCTTTATGGTTGTCGGCGGTGGAGCCATGCAGCTCGACGATGCATTCGGTCACCAAGAGGGTCTCACCTGCGTGTTTAACCACCATGAACAGGCTTGCGCTATGGCAGCCGAAGGATACGCTCGGGTTTGCAATAAACCAGCTGCAGTATGTGTTACCTCAGGCCCAGGGGGCACAAATGCTATCACGGGTGTCATGAGTGCCTATCTCGACTCTATTCCCATGCTGGTGTTTTCTGGACAGGTTCGCTTTGAATTGATGGCACGCTCAACTGGTTTGACGGGACTACGCAATCTAGGCGACCAAGAGTTCGATATCTGCAAGGCTGTTTCATCTTTAACGAAATACTGCGAGGTTGTAAAAGAAGCTTCAATGATTCGTAGTTGTTTGGAGCGCGCCTACCACCTTGCTACGACAGGACGCCCAGGCCCCTGCTGGCTTGATGTACCCCTTGACGTGCAGGGTGCCATAATCGAGGTAGATGACCTGCCAGGTTACTGCCCCGATAAGGACGATAGCGTGCTTCCCGCCCCTGTTTCACGTACAGTAGCTGAAACAGTTCTCGACAAAATTTGGTCGGCACACCGACCAGTACTATATGCCGGTTACGGAATTCGCTTATCAGGCGGCTACGAAGTGTTTCGCCGCGTTGTCGACAAGTTGGGTATCCCTGTAGTTTTCAGCTGGGATAGCGTTGATATGCTATCCGACGATCACCCACTCAATGTTGGGCGTCCTGGCATCGTTGGCGATCGCGCTGGTAACTTTGCAGTACAGAACGCAGACACCATTCTTTCTATCGGGGCACGATTAGGCATTCGCCAAGTCGGTTTTGATTCTGCTCAGTGGGCTTCAGGTGCCTATGTCATTATGAATGACATCTGCGCAGATGAAACACGTAAACCAACCATTCATGTAGATATGCCTCTTGTTGCCGATGCATGCGACCTACTTGAACAGCTCGAAGCCGTATTGGATGCAGAACCACACCGCAACGCCAACCTGAGTACCTGGATTGAAACTTGTCAGCAGTGGCGTGCAACCTATCCTGTCGTACGACCAGAATTCTTTGATGTCGATACGCCCGCTAACCCTTATGTCTTCATCAAACGGCTGTCAGAGCACCTTGGCGAGAACCGCATCACCGTTACCGGAAGTGGCTTTACATCGGTAGCAGGCGGACAAGCTGCTACCATGCGCGAGGGCACTCGTTACCTTATTAACTGCGCAACCTGTTCTTTGGGATGGGATCTTCCCGCCGCCATTGGCGCGTGCATAGCCGAGCATGGCAGTAGCGCCCTCTACGGACAGGCTATTCAAAATGGCAAACAGACCTCCGACACCATTCTGTTCACCGGAGATGGTGGTATTCAATTCAATCTCCAGGAACTACAGGTCGTTGTTCACCATAAAATGCCGTTGAAGATTTTTATTATTAACAACGATGGCTATCATTCCATTCGCATGACGCAGACTAACCTTTTTAACAAAAAGTTTGTTGGCATTGGGCCACAGTCGGGCGATCTGAGTTTTCCCGATATGGAACGCATTGCTTGGGCGTATGAAATACCGTTTTGCCGCTGTTCAGCTAATTCTGAAATCGACGAAGCAATTGAAACAACCTTAGCACTATCAGGACCAGCCATCTGCGAGATCATGGTAGGACACAGTCAAGTCTTTGAACCAAAAGCAGCCACCAAACGTTTGCCCGATGGAACGCTTATATCCCCGCCGCTCGAGGATATGGCGCCGTTTCTACCGCCAGAAGAACTCGCGCGCATTATGAGCGTGTCAGCTGAAACTGTCGAAGACGCTCAGTCAGTGGAATGTCCAGGCGCAGTAGATATCCAACCCACTCTATCGAGCCAGCCTGTTACACCGAGCCAGCCCACCACACCTGATGCCATACCCAACCAAGTAAACACCAGGTAG
- a CDS encoding glycosyltransferase family 2 protein, with protein MKTISIVIPCRNERDNAPALAAAIKQEMADHLPHYNYEIIFADNCSTDGTRDVLRLMCASDAHIKAIFNTRDFGQFNSPYHAMLQAQGDAVVLMCCDFQDPVPLITRFIAAWEEGAAIVCGIKTASTEGKILRWLRTRYYRLVKRMSSQDQIEHFTGFGLYDRTFIEVLRELNDPTPFLRGMVAELGWKRVDIPYTQESRRHGTSKNNFFTLYDAAMLSITSYTKSGLRVAGIVGFCLSIASLVVALVYLIAKLIWWDSFPAGSAPTLLATLVFGSVTIFLVGLLGEYVMSINTRLMNRPLVIEEERIGFASTCENEMEKQNQENEERIGRGCARKNEDEHIDPTHKKKPAKVAGE; from the coding sequence ATGAAGACTATTAGCATTGTGATTCCTTGTCGCAACGAACGCGATAATGCCCCGGCACTAGCAGCTGCAATCAAACAGGAAATGGCTGATCACCTACCACACTACAACTATGAAATTATTTTTGCTGACAACTGCTCAACCGATGGAACACGCGATGTCTTGCGCCTCATGTGCGCTTCCGATGCGCACATAAAAGCCATCTTCAACACCCGCGACTTCGGCCAATTCAATTCCCCTTACCATGCCATGCTGCAAGCCCAAGGTGACGCGGTTGTTCTTATGTGCTGCGATTTCCAAGACCCGGTGCCTCTTATCACGCGCTTTATTGCGGCATGGGAAGAAGGGGCAGCTATTGTTTGCGGCATAAAAACAGCCAGTACAGAGGGGAAAATACTCCGTTGGCTACGCACCCGATACTATCGTCTTGTGAAACGGATGAGCAGCCAAGACCAAATTGAACACTTCACCGGCTTTGGACTCTACGATCGAACATTCATCGAAGTGCTCCGCGAACTCAACGATCCAACCCCATTTCTACGTGGCATGGTAGCTGAATTGGGTTGGAAGCGCGTAGACATTCCCTATACACAGGAAAGCCGACGCCACGGCACATCGAAAAATAACTTTTTCACCCTCTATGATGCAGCGATGCTGTCAATAACTAGTTACACTAAATCGGGGCTTAGGGTGGCTGGCATCGTCGGCTTTTGCTTAAGCATCGCGAGTCTCGTAGTCGCACTTGTCTACCTGATTGCGAAACTGATCTGGTGGGATTCATTTCCCGCAGGAAGTGCCCCTACCCTTCTTGCAACGCTCGTGTTTGGATCGGTCACCATATTCCTTGTGGGACTGCTTGGCGAATATGTCATGAGTATCAATACGCGCCTGATGAATCGCCCCTTGGTTATTGAAGAAGAACGAATTGGTTTTGCTAGCACCTGCGAAAATGAAATGGAAAAACAAAACCAGGAAAATGAAGAGCGAATTGGTCGCGGATGCGCCCGCAAAAACGAAGATGAACACATCGATCCCACCCACAAAAAGAAACCAGCAAAAGTAGCAGGAGAATAA
- the eno gene encoding phosphopyruvate hydratase, whose product MGMIVDVHGREVLDSRGNPTVEVEVTLEDGSFGRALVPSGASTGAFEAVELRDGDASRYQGKGVTQAVDHVNEEIFENLFGAESTDQRAIDAALIEADGTDNKGALGANAILGASLACARASAEEAALPLYKYVGGVGAHLLPVPMMNILNGGVHADNNVDFQEFMIMPVGAPTFASALRWCAEIYHTLKGVLHDAGLGGGVGDEGGFAPNFTTNEEPLRYIVKACEAAGYKPGSDIMFAMDPASTEFYDAEKGVYVLAGEGRELTSTEMVDYWEALVDKYPIISLEDGMAEEDWDGWRALTERIGSRVQLVGDDLFVTNSKRLAKGIELGCANAILIKVNQIGSLTETLEAIEMAKQAGYACVMSHRSGETEDTTIADLSVALNTGQIKTGAPCRSDRVAKYNQLLRIEEELAGQARYAGRDAFYNIK is encoded by the coding sequence ATGGGCATGATCGTCGACGTACACGGTCGCGAAGTACTCGATTCACGAGGCAATCCTACGGTCGAGGTCGAGGTGACCTTAGAGGACGGCTCATTCGGCCGGGCGCTTGTTCCTTCAGGTGCTTCTACGGGCGCTTTTGAGGCTGTTGAACTACGCGATGGCGATGCGAGTCGCTATCAAGGCAAGGGTGTTACCCAGGCGGTCGACCATGTTAACGAAGAAATCTTCGAAAACCTGTTTGGTGCTGAATCAACCGACCAGCGAGCCATTGATGCCGCTTTAATTGAAGCTGATGGCACTGACAATAAAGGTGCTTTGGGTGCCAATGCAATTTTAGGTGCTTCGCTGGCATGTGCGCGCGCTTCTGCTGAGGAAGCAGCTCTTCCACTTTACAAATACGTCGGTGGGGTGGGCGCTCATCTTTTGCCCGTGCCTATGATGAATATTCTCAACGGGGGAGTGCACGCGGACAACAACGTCGATTTTCAGGAATTCATGATTATGCCGGTGGGTGCTCCCACCTTCGCTTCTGCGTTGCGCTGGTGCGCTGAAATCTACCATACACTGAAGGGGGTTCTGCATGATGCTGGCCTCGGCGGAGGCGTTGGCGACGAGGGTGGTTTTGCTCCGAACTTTACCACCAATGAAGAACCACTTCGCTACATCGTGAAAGCCTGCGAGGCAGCTGGTTACAAACCAGGTTCTGACATTATGTTTGCGATGGATCCAGCTTCAACCGAATTTTATGACGCAGAAAAGGGTGTCTATGTACTGGCTGGAGAGGGTCGCGAGCTGACGAGCACCGAGATGGTGGATTATTGGGAAGCGCTTGTAGATAAGTATCCTATTATTTCTCTTGAAGACGGCATGGCTGAAGAAGATTGGGATGGCTGGCGCGCTTTAACCGAGCGTATCGGCAGCAGAGTGCAGCTGGTAGGCGACGATCTATTTGTTACTAATTCCAAGCGTTTGGCCAAGGGAATCGAGCTTGGTTGCGCAAACGCCATTCTTATCAAGGTCAATCAAATTGGTAGCTTAACTGAAACGCTTGAGGCTATTGAAATGGCTAAACAGGCGGGTTATGCCTGCGTTATGAGTCATCGCTCTGGCGAAACTGAAGACACAACGATCGCCGACCTTTCTGTGGCGCTTAACACCGGCCAGATTAAGACCGGTGCTCCGTGCCGATCCGACCGCGTGGCTAAGTACAATCAGCTTCTTCGCATTGAAGAAGAACTAGCTGGTCAAGCGCGCTATGCTGGCAGGGATGCGTTCTACAATATCAAGTAG
- a CDS encoding DNA-3-methyladenine glycosylase family protein encodes MGYFEYTDEATEYLKSRDPQLACAIDAIGHVYREMDADLFSAVVHHIIGQQISTAAQQTVWLRMCDLLGEVSAQSITATSPEQLQSCGISFRKVDYIQDFAEKVMDGSFDLDAIEQASDAEAIAALSSLRGIGTWTAEMLLLFCLGRPDVLSFDDLAIQRGLRMVYHHRKITRPLFEKYRRRYSPYGSVASLYLWAISSMTIPGYNRDYAPLTDVQKKAARKARRRSNASTQSA; translated from the coding sequence GTGGGCTATTTCGAATACACCGACGAAGCGACGGAGTATCTCAAGTCGCGCGACCCGCAGCTTGCATGTGCTATCGATGCGATAGGGCATGTGTATCGTGAAATGGATGCTGATCTATTTTCTGCGGTTGTCCACCATATTATTGGGCAGCAAATATCCACGGCTGCACAGCAGACTGTCTGGTTGCGTATGTGCGACCTGCTCGGTGAAGTGTCGGCGCAAAGCATTACTGCTACTTCGCCTGAGCAGTTGCAATCCTGCGGTATTTCCTTTCGGAAGGTTGATTACATTCAGGATTTTGCCGAAAAGGTCATGGATGGCTCCTTTGACCTTGATGCCATTGAGCAGGCAAGCGATGCCGAGGCCATAGCTGCGCTGAGTTCGCTTCGGGGTATTGGTACATGGACAGCGGAAATGCTGCTGTTGTTTTGCTTGGGTCGTCCTGATGTGTTGAGCTTCGACGATCTGGCGATTCAACGTGGTTTACGCATGGTGTATCACCATCGCAAGATTACGCGGCCGTTGTTCGAAAAATACCGGCGCCGCTATAGTCCCTACGGTAGTGTGGCGAGCCTATATCTCTGGGCTATTTCCAGCATGACTATTCCAGGATACAACCGTGATTATGCTCCCTTAACTGATGTCCAGAAGAAGGCGGCGCGCAAAGCACGTAGGCGTTCAAATGCCAGCACGCAAAGCGCATAG
- a CDS encoding NAD-dependent epimerase/dehydratase family protein, translating into MTIQAIVTGATGMIGRALCRQLLQEGWHVTCVVRPASPHLNSFKQEITPFAQPKQLTIVEAALGTYAHMLPTALVRGDVFFHLAWESTEPDQRRDPTLQAKNIPFAIDAVQAASTCGCTRFIGIGSQAETKYLNQTNPSSPKTSPDQLEQPATAYGAAKQACRTLSYLQAHAMGITHVWLRIFSVYGPHDHAQAMIPQAIEQLLDGEKPSFTPALQQWDYLYVDDAARAIALAGLKGKDGAQYCLASGVSTLLVNYLEKLRDAVDPQLPLGIGDLPYDPLQPSVLHADITPLQADTGFVPRVSFNEGIARTVAWHRLQREQANEDY; encoded by the coding sequence ATGACGATTCAGGCTATCGTTACTGGTGCTACTGGCATGATAGGACGTGCGCTTTGTCGCCAGCTGCTTCAAGAAGGATGGCACGTCACGTGCGTTGTCCGGCCTGCTTCGCCCCACCTGAACTCTTTCAAGCAAGAAATAACCCCCTTTGCGCAACCTAAGCAGCTCACAATCGTAGAAGCCGCATTGGGCACCTATGCCCACATGCTCCCCACCGCACTGGTTCGGGGCGATGTCTTTTTTCATCTTGCCTGGGAGTCAACCGAACCTGACCAACGCCGCGACCCTACCCTGCAAGCAAAAAATATTCCTTTTGCAATCGATGCGGTACAAGCAGCAAGCACCTGCGGCTGCACACGGTTTATCGGAATAGGATCGCAAGCTGAAACGAAATACCTCAATCAGACCAACCCTTCCTCACCCAAAACTTCACCCGATCAACTAGAACAGCCAGCAACTGCCTACGGAGCAGCAAAGCAGGCCTGTCGTACCCTTTCGTATCTCCAAGCGCACGCGATGGGGATTACTCATGTCTGGTTACGTATCTTTAGCGTATATGGGCCCCATGACCACGCACAGGCCATGATTCCCCAAGCTATTGAGCAACTACTCGACGGGGAAAAGCCGTCATTCACCCCTGCTCTGCAACAATGGGACTATCTGTATGTTGATGATGCAGCACGGGCAATTGCCCTAGCAGGACTCAAGGGTAAAGATGGCGCTCAATATTGCTTGGCGAGCGGTGTAAGTACGCTATTAGTGAACTATCTCGAAAAGCTGCGCGATGCGGTTGATCCTCAACTCCCTCTCGGTATTGGGGACCTTCCTTACGACCCTTTGCAGCCTTCGGTACTGCATGCAGATATCACTCCCCTGCAAGCTGATACTGGCTTTGTCCCCCGCGTATCTTTTAACGAAGGTATCGCCCGCACCGTTGCATGGCATAGATTGCAAAGAGAGCAGGCCAATGAAGACTATTAG
- the rfbH gene encoding lipopolysaccharide biosynthesis protein RfbH, which yields MFEDVDEQQARAEILRAVQAYYHRFKASENALASTDCADHTSPTTDCIDCASQTAGQTNRISSSTERIDYAGRVFDETEMAYLVDASLDFWLTAGRYANRFEKELGAYLDVPYVSAVNSGSSANLLAFMTLTCPELGDRAIKRGDEVITVACGFPTTVSPILQFGAVPVFVDVTVGQYNIDANALEEALSHKTKAVMLAHTLGNPFDIGQVQSFCRAHNLWLIEDNCDALGSTCCVDGEMRFTGTIGDIGTSSFYPPHHITMGEGGAVYTANPLLHKLIRSLRDWGRDCSCPSGEDGTCDHRFDGQRGLLPAGYDHKYTYSHFGYNLKVTDLQAAIGCAQLKKLPAFKAARQANHAYLRHALADLQDAFVLPDPLTHSDPSWFGFALTCKDTLDRRIVISHLEQAGIQTRMLFAGNLLRHPCFDTLRNNQTSYRCVGNLPATDTIMENTFWVGVYPGITEEKLERIATEIRRSVGKARRV from the coding sequence ATGTTTGAAGACGTAGATGAACAGCAGGCACGGGCAGAAATACTGCGCGCGGTGCAGGCATACTACCACCGGTTCAAAGCTTCGGAGAACGCATTAGCTTCAACAGACTGTGCTGATCACACGTCCCCCACGACAGACTGCATCGATTGCGCATCCCAAACAGCAGGACAAACCAATCGTATATCCTCTTCAACAGAGCGTATCGACTATGCGGGGCGGGTATTCGATGAAACCGAAATGGCATATCTCGTCGATGCGTCACTGGATTTTTGGCTGACCGCAGGTCGCTATGCCAACCGCTTTGAAAAAGAACTCGGCGCATATCTCGACGTTCCCTATGTTTCTGCCGTAAATTCGGGTTCAAGTGCAAATCTGCTCGCATTCATGACGCTGACCTGTCCTGAGCTTGGTGACCGAGCCATTAAGCGCGGCGATGAGGTTATTACCGTCGCCTGTGGTTTTCCAACAACCGTATCCCCCATCCTCCAATTCGGCGCAGTTCCCGTATTTGTGGATGTGACAGTCGGCCAGTACAACATAGATGCCAACGCACTTGAAGAGGCACTTTCGCATAAAACTAAGGCGGTCATGCTTGCCCATACCTTGGGCAATCCCTTTGATATCGGGCAGGTGCAATCGTTTTGCCGAGCTCACAATCTGTGGCTTATCGAGGATAACTGCGATGCACTCGGGTCAACATGCTGTGTCGATGGTGAAATGCGTTTTACGGGTACCATTGGCGATATCGGAACCTCAAGTTTCTACCCGCCCCATCACATAACAATGGGTGAAGGCGGTGCAGTCTACACGGCAAACCCACTGCTGCATAAATTGATACGCTCGCTGCGCGATTGGGGGCGCGATTGTTCATGCCCCAGCGGCGAAGACGGAACCTGCGACCATCGTTTCGACGGACAACGAGGACTACTGCCGGCAGGATACGACCATAAGTACACGTATTCGCATTTTGGATACAATCTCAAAGTTACCGACTTACAAGCGGCTATTGGCTGCGCCCAACTGAAAAAACTACCAGCATTCAAAGCAGCCCGACAAGCAAACCATGCTTACTTACGGCACGCGCTCGCTGATTTGCAGGACGCTTTCGTTTTGCCTGATCCGCTAACACATTCTGACCCAAGTTGGTTTGGGTTTGCCCTTACGTGCAAAGATACCCTTGATCGTCGGATTGTTATCTCGCATCTAGAACAGGCCGGCATACAAACACGCATGCTCTTCGCTGGCAATCTTCTGAGACATCCATGTTTCGACACACTGCGAAACAACCAGACCTCTTATCGCTGTGTCGGTAACCTACCCGCAACTGATACCATCATGGAAAACACGTTCTGGGTAGGGGTATATCCGGGTATAACAGAAGAGAAGCTCGAGCGCATAGCAACTGAAATACGCCGCAGTGTGGGAAAGGCACGAAGGGTATGA